The following coding sequences lie in one Zingiber officinale cultivar Zhangliang chromosome 2B, Zo_v1.1, whole genome shotgun sequence genomic window:
- the LOC122047341 gene encoding transcription factor bHLH18-like, which yields MEAMASPCYSDMGVDQGFFNQWDLQQLEVVLGRDHFEQSPSSESRTERPKKQLKSSSWSSCTTTADQNSASAPRILSFGDPDSPVCRSSFYGSMVKKAEEAAEGSVSINIASKTSSAAKRMSGQNHEHIMAERKRREKLSQRFIELSAIVPGLKKMDKASVLGDAIKYLKQLQDKVVNLEDQVAKRSIESAVLVKKTQLLVDGDGDGDDDDNDDDDDTSSSDGNSEEDQRRLSSGGSLLPEIEARICNKSVLIKIQCENRKGVVVQALSEIEKLHLSVMNTSVMPFTSNSLDITVASQMEEEFSMSAKDVVKRLNSVFRQFK from the exons ATGGAAGCCATGGCATCTCCATGCTACTCGGATATG GGAGTGGATCAGGGATTCTTCAACCAGTGGGATTTGCAGCAGCTGGAGGTGGTTCTGGGACGAGATCACTTCGAGCAGAGTCCTTCCTCCGAGAGCCGTACCGAGAGGCCCAAGAAGCAACTCAAGAGCAGCAGCTGGAGCTCCTGCACCACCACCGCCGACCAGAACTCAGCCTCGGCTCCGAGAATTCTGTCGTTCGGCGATCCCGACTCGCCGGTCTGCCGGTCGAGTTTTTACGGTAGCATGGTGAAGAAGGCGGAGGAGGCGGCGGAGGGCTCTGTCAGCATTAATATTGCCTCCAAGACGAGCTCCGCGGCGAAGAGGATGTCCGGGCAAAACCACGAACACATCATGGCGGAGAGGAAGCGGAGGGAGAAGCTGAGCCAGCGATTCATCGAGCTTTCGGCCATTGTCCCAGGTCTGAAAAAG ATGGACAAAGCTTCCGTTCTCGGCGATGCGATCAAGTATTTAAAGCAACTCCAGGACAAGGTTGTGAACCTCGAAGACCAGGTCGCCAAGAGGAGCATCGAGTCGGCGGTTCTGGTGAAGAAGACTCAGCTACTCGTCGACGGTGACGGTGACGGTGACGACGACGacaacgacgacgacgacgatacCTCCTCGAGCGATGGCAACTCCGAAGAGGATCAACGGCGGCTCAGCAGCGGCGGCTCCTTGCTCCCCGAGATCGAGGCCCGAATCTGCAACAAGTCCGTCTTGATCAAGATCCAGTGCGAGAACCGCAAAGGCGTGGTGGTGCAAGCGCTCTCGGAGATCGAAAAGCTGCACCTCTCAGTAATGAACACGAGCGTGATGCCATTCACTAGCAATTCTCTCGACATCACGGTCGCCTCTCAG ATGGAGGAGGAATTTTCGATGTCGGCTAAGGAtgtggtgaagaggttgaatTCAGTATTCAGACAATTCAAATGA